A genome region from Glycine max cultivar Williams 82 chromosome 5, Glycine_max_v4.0, whole genome shotgun sequence includes the following:
- the LOC100817012 gene encoding protein SRG1: MEPTSLTVPFVQEIAKDALTRVPERYVRPLHERPILLSATTTPLPQVPVIDLSKLLSQDLKEPELEKLHYACKEWGFFQLINHGVSTSLVEKVKRGAQDFFNLPIEEKKKLGQREGEGVEGYGQAFVVSEEQKLEWADMFFMLTLPPHIRKPYLFPNIPLPFRDDLETYSAGLKKLAIQIVELMANALNVDSKEIRELFGEGVQSMRMNYYPPCPQPELVMGLNPHTDGGSLTILLQLNEVEGLQIKIDGSWIPIKPLPNAFIVNLGDMMEIMTNGIYRSIEHRATVNLEKERLSIATFYNPGMEVKLGPAPSLVTPTTPAVFKTISVPEYYRGYLSRELRGRSYLDSMKIQNEDENSS, from the exons ATGGAACCGACATCTCTTACAGTGCCCTTTGTCCAAGAAATTGCAAAGGATGCCTTGACGAGGGTTCCAGAGCGTTATGTTCGTCCACTTCATGAGCGCCCAATATTATTATCAGCCACTACTACACCTTTACCCCAAGTTCCTGTCATTGACCTAAGCAAATTGTTGTCACAAGATCTCAAGGAACCTGAGTTGGAAAAGCTGCACTATGCCTGCAAAGAATGGGGATTTTTTCAG CTGATAAATCATGGAGTGAGCACTTCATTGGTGGAAAAAGTGAAGAGAGGTGCTCAAGATTTCTTCAATCTTCCAAtcgaagagaagaaaaagttagggcagagagaaggagaaggtgtGGAGGGATATGGTCAGGCCTTTGTGGTCTCCGAGGAGCAGAAATTAGAGTGGGCAGATATGTTTTTCATGCTCACTTTGCCACCACATATAAGGAAACCCTACTTATTCCCCAACATCCCCTTACCATTCAG AGATGATTTAGAGACATATTCTGCCGGATTAAAAAAACTTGCGATCCAAATCGTTGAACTTATGGCAAATGCCCTTAATGTGGACTCCAAGGAAATTAGAGAGTTATTTGGTGAAGGGGTTCAATCAATGAGGATGAATTACTATCCTCCATGTCCCCAACCAGAGCTTGTGATGGGACTCAATCCCCATACTGATGGTGGAAGCCTCACTATCCTTCTCCAACTCAATGAAGTGGAAGGTcttcaaattaaaatagatgGATCATGGATTCCTATTAAACCCCTCCCCAATGCTTTCATCGTTAACCTTGGAGATATGATGGAG ATAATGACAAATGGAATTTATCGAAGCATCGAACATCGAGCAACAGTGAACTTAGAAAAGGAAAGGCTTTCCATAGCTACATTTTACAACCCTGGCATGGAAGTAAAATTAGGTCCAGCACCAAGCCTTGTTACTCCAACAACACCAGCAGTATTCAAAACAATTAGTGTACCCGAATACTACAGGGGATACCTCTCAAGAGAACTCCGTGGGAGATCATATCTTGACAGCATGAAGATCCAAAATGAAGATGAGAACAGCTCTTGA
- the LOC121174867 gene encoding L-ascorbate oxidase homolog encodes MGYLKNKVYPAFVRERRATKRDYEEFKVRINSLVATTQKVPEDGWTMQDGTPWSGNNVRDHPSMIQLIFVAIAVLTASLYMQGNGIKQWKNSWQDGVLGTNCPIPPNSNYTYKFQAKDQIGTYTYFPSTQLHKAAGGFRALNVYHRSVIPIPYPNPDGDFTLLVGDWYKTNHKNLYDSLDVHVGQSVAVLVTLNQPPKDYYIIASTRFTEKPLTTTVVLHYANSISSVFGPVPAPPVDKYDFDWSMKQARTYRWNLTANAARPNPQGHSIMGRFLLNSAGVRRVTRLGAGPKIESKPGCKT; translated from the exons ATGGGCTATCTGAAAAATAAAGTATATCCAGCATTTGTAAGGGAAAGGAGAGCAACGAAG AGGgattatgaagaatttaaggtGAGGATTAACAGTTTGGTGGCAACAACACAAAAGGTTCCTGAGGATGGATGGACCATGCAAGATGGGACTCCTTGGTCTGGAAATAATGTGAGGGATCATCCTAGCATGATTCAG ttGATTTTTGTAGCAATAGCGGTTTTAACAGCCTCTTTgtatatgcaagg GAACGGTATTAAACAATGGAAGAATTCATGGCAAGATGGAGTTTTGGGAACCAACTGCCCCATTCCTCCAAACTCAAATTACACATACAAGTTTCAGGCCAAGGATCAGATTGGTACATATACATACTTTCCATCAACTCAACTGCATAAAGCAGCTGGAGGGTTTAGAGCACTCAACGTTTATCACAGATCTGTCATCCCAATCCCTTATCCAAACCCTGATGGAGATTTTACTTTACTCGTTGGTGATTGGTACAAAACCAACCACAAg AACCTATACGATTCACTTGATGTCCATGTTGGCCAATCAGTTGCTGTGTTAGTAACCTTAAACCAGCCTCCAAAGGACTACTATATTATTGCCTCAACAAGATTTACAGAGAAACCTCTCACTACAACTGTTGTACTACACTATGCAAACTCTATTTCCTCTGTATTTGGACCCGTGCCTGCCCCCCCTGTTGATAAATATGACTTTGACTGGTCCATGAAGCAAGCTAGAACCTACAG ATGGAATCTGACAGCAAATGCTGCTAGGCCTAACCCACAGGGTCATTCCATTATGGGAAGATTTCTCTTAAACAGTGCTGGTGTTAGGAGAGTAACAAGGCTTGGTGCTGGACCAAAAATAGAATCCAAACCGGGTTGTAAAACGTGA
- the LOC121174868 gene encoding 1-aminocyclopropane-1-carboxylate oxidase-like, with protein sequence MEFLFKDTIVTDFAAYAPSEDSRQYEGFNTRTKETNDNIDDNTEMEVNEPETNTTTQNMSSTKENGQRKRSREGDKRIGVAAKLSSQLDPRVNPHSDGGGLAILLQANQVEGLQIKKDEQWIPVRPLPNAFIINFGDMIEITTNGIYRSIEHSNN encoded by the exons ATGGAATTCCTTTTTAAGGATACTATTGTTACTGATTTTGCAGCATATGCACCATCTGAGGATTCAAGACAATATGAAGGATTTAACACAAGAACAAAAGAGACAAATGATAATATTGATGATAACACTGAGATGGAAGTGAATGAGCCTGAGACAAACACGACAACTCAGAACATGTCTTCGACAAAGGAAAATGGACAGAGGAAGAGAAGTAGAGAGGGTGACAAAAGAATTGGGGTTGCTGCCAAGCTTTCCTCACAATTAGATC CCAGAGTCAATCCTCATTCTGATGGTGGTGGACTTGCCATTCTTCTCCAAGCCAATCAAGTGGAAggtcttcaaataaaaaaagatgaacaATGGATTCCTGTTAGACCCCTCCCTAATGCTTTCATTATCAATTTTGGAGACATGATTGAG ATAACAACAAATGGAATTTAccgaagcattgaacacagtaACAATTAA
- the LOC100807726 gene encoding protein SRG1 produces the protein MASSQQVSVFGSSRSVLGVMDMPKKPEMGIPEMYIRPQEPTIRSNETTLPTIPVFDFKASLHENAIDDAELDKLFTACKDWGFFQVVNHGVSSQLLEKLKLEIEKFFKLPIEEKKKYQIRPGDVQGYGTVIRCKDQKLDWGDRFYMVINPLERRKPHLLPELPASLRDTLESYFRELRKLGMELLGLLGRAISMEIKEVMEISDDGMQSVRLTYYPPCPKPERVVGLSPHSDASGIPILHQVNGVEGLEIKKGGVWIPVTFLPDAFVVNVGDIMEILSNGAYTSIEHRAAVNKEKERISIAMFFNPKFEAEIGPVKSFINSENPPLFKSMLMEDYFKDFFSRNLNGKSHLEKMRVTSFDLIKD, from the exons ATGGCTTCATCACAGCAGGTTAGTGTCTTTGGGAGCTCTCGTTCTGTTCTTGGCGTGATGGACATGCCCAAGAAACCAGAAATGGGAATACCAGAAATGTATATTCGCCCACAAGAACCTACAATTCGATCAAATGAAACCACTTTGCCAACCATTCCCGTTTTTGACTTCAAAGCCTCGCTACATGAAAATGCTATAGATGATGCTGAACTTGACAAGTTGTTTACAGCATGCAAAGATTGGGGTTTCTTTCAG GTGGTGAACCATGGTGTTAGCTCTCAGCTGCTGGAGAAGCTGAAACTTGAGATTGAGAAGTTCTTCAAGCTTCCcattgaagagaaaaagaagtacCAAATAAGACCAGGAGATGTTCAAGGCTATGGAACTGTGATAAGATGTAAAGATCAAAAGCTTGACTGGGGGGACAGATTCTACATGGTGATCAACCCTCTTGAAAGAAGAAAGCCACATCTTCTCCCTGAGCTCCCTGCATCATTGAG GGATACCTTGGAGTCATACTTCAGAGAATTGAGGAAACTAGGTATGGAACTTCTGGGGTTATTGGGAAGAGCCATAAGCATGGAGATTAAGGAAGTGATGGAGATTTCTGATGATGGCATGCAGTCAGTGAGACTGACATACTATCCGCCATGTCCAAAGCCAGAGCGTGTTGTAGGGCTCTCCCCGCACTCTGATGCCTCGGGCATACCCATCCTTCACCAGGTCAATGGTGTGGAGGGTCTGGAGATAAAGAAAGGGGGGGTTTGGATTCCTGTGACCTTTCTTCCTGATGCTTTTGTAGTTAACGTTGGGGACATCATGGAG ATTCTTAGTAATGGGGCCTATACCAGCATAGAGCATAGGGCTGCAGTGAACAAAGAGAAGGAGAGAATTTCTATTGCTATGTTCTTCAACCCCAAATTTGAGGCAGAGATTGGGCCAGTGAAGAGTTTTATAAATTCTGAGAACCCACCCTTGTTCAAAAGCATGTTGATGGAAGATTACTTCAAAGACTTTTTCTCACGCAATCTTAATGGGAAGTCACACTTGGAGAAAATGAgggttacaagttttgacttgataaaagatTAA